The proteins below are encoded in one region of Sminthopsis crassicaudata isolate SCR6 chromosome 1, ASM4859323v1, whole genome shotgun sequence:
- the PDCD1LG2 gene encoding programmed cell death 1 ligand 2 has translation MFFLLSFLIVEMKLHLITGLFIVTVPKEFYMADYGSNITMECNFDTGGEVDIEALRVTWAKDERKIVNFPSKQEDLEIHSESTGRRMTLLEDQLSLRKALLHIRDVQITDAGQYHCLLFYRDAADYKYVTLQVKASYKTINTQVIRVPGNNEMELTCQSQGYPLAVVTWLNISESVNTTYSKTPEGLYNITSVLRLKANTHSNVSCEFRNAATQESTSAIVNISDQEKIPYRELPLVYVFIPTCIIIFVAVFLVFLGLRQNSKVSHRTGVNL, from the exons atgttcttccttctctcctttctgatTGTAGAAATGAAGCTCCACCTGATAAcag GTTTATTTATAGTGACTGTTCCCAAGGAGTTTTATATGGCAGACTATGGTAGTAATATCACAATGGAGTGTAACTTTGACACTGGTGGAGAAGTGGACATTGAAGCATTAAGAGTCACTTGGgcaaaggatgaaagaaaaattgtgaaTTTTCCTAGTAAGCAGGAAGACCTGGAAATTCACAGTGAGTCCACTGGAAGAAGAATGACGTTGTTAGAGGACCAGCTGTCCCTCAGGAAGGCCTTGCTTCATATTAGGGATGTCCAAATAACGGATGCTGGCCAGTACCATTGCCTTCTTTTCTATAGGGATGCTGCTGACTACAAGTACGTCACTCTACAAGTAAAAG CTTCCTACAAGACAATAAATACTCAAGTCATCAGAGTCCCGGGAAACAATGAAATGGAGCTTACCTGTCAATCTCAGGGCTACCCTCTGGCAGTGGTAACATGGCTAAATATCAGTGAATCTGTGAATACTACCTACTCGAAGACCCCTGAAGGTCTCTATAACATCACCAGTGTCCTAAGGCTAAAAGCAAACACTCATAGCAACGTCAGCTGTGAGTTCAGGAATGCAGCTACCCAAGAAAGCACATCTGCTATCGTGAACATTTCAG ATCAAGAGAAAATTCCATATAGAGAATTACCCTTGGTTTATGTTTTCATTCCTACCTGCATCATCATTTTTGTGGCGGTATTCCTGGTTTTCCTTGGACTACGACAGAACTCAAAGGTTTCTCACAGAACTG gtgTGAACTTGTGA